In Diabrotica undecimpunctata isolate CICGRU chromosome 4, icDiaUnde3, whole genome shotgun sequence, a single genomic region encodes these proteins:
- the Zip88E gene encoding zinc transporter ZIP1, whose protein sequence is MNLSQSKLFSALILGVSSLFVGVVPNCFAQQGRRHWPLFISSLLCFGAGVLLATSVVHILPEVRESIPVQYKNYAEILFCCGFFILYIIDEIVHYFYGDSEEANLFHNHGHNHDHHRRQSQQLKSSYGTAERHNLLRADSAPYNPSFYRTRSDSVLFCDQPPSQLCHVGHQEPCHNAPTANFGLIVALSIHELLEGLVVGLETKPEKVLLLLGAVASHKLVISFCLGVELSSTPLISCTRHFIYILIFSVGSAAGIIAGMIVSDVPGGFKNVAMPILQALAGGTLLYVTVSEVLPRERARWHQQHGRKSAGVVQLLFVFLGFGLMTVLINYLD, encoded by the exons ATGAATTTATCTCAGTCAAAGTTATTTTCTGCTCTTATTTTGGGGGTTTCGAGTTTGTTTGTTGGGGTTGTACCAAATTGTTTCGCTCAACAAGGAAGACGTCATTGGCCTCTGTTTATATCAAGTTTACTTTGTTTTGGTGCTGGGGTACTACTAGCAACTTCCGTAGTACACATTTTACCAGAAGTACGAGAGTCAATACCAGTGCAATATAAAAACTATGCCGAAATTTTATTCTGTTGTGGTTTTTTTATTCTGTACATAATTGATGAGATAGTTCATTACTTCTACGGTGATTCTGAGGAAGCCAACCTCTTCCACAATCATGGTCACAATCATGACCACCACAGAAGACAGTCACAACAGCTAAAGTCATCGTATGGCACTGCTGAAAGACATAATCTACTACGTGCCGACTCCGCACCCTATAACCCATCGTTTTATAGAACTAGAAGTGATAGTGTGCTGTTTTGTGATCAGCCTCCATCTCAGCTGTGCCACGTTGGTCATCAAGAGCCTTGCCATAATGCCCCGACTGCTAATTTTGGACTTATAGTAGCCCTTTCGATACACGAGTTGCTGGAAGGGTTGGTTGTTGGATTAGAGACGAAACCAGAAAAG GTGTTGCTGCTTTTAGGAGCTGTAGCATCCCATAAACTGGTGATTTCATTTTGTTTAGGAGTAGAATTATCGTCAACTCCATTAATTTCGTGTACAAGACACTTTATTTACATTCTCATCTTCTCGGTGGGCTCTGCTGCTGGTATAATCGCAGGGATGATTGTATCAGATGTTCCTGGAGGTTTTAAGAATGTTGCCATGCCTATATTACAA GCACTTGCTGGCGGCACACTGTTATATGTAACTGTAAGTGAAGTATTACCTCGAGAAAGAGCTAGATGGCATCAGCAACATGGCAGAAAATCAGCGGGAGTGGTACAACTTCTCTTCGTTTTCCTTGGTTTTGGGCTTATGACTGTGCTTATTAATTACTTAG ACTAA